The genomic interval TGTCGGTACCCCGAGAGGACGAAACCCGTCCCCCTTCGGTATCAGCACCTCCTTGACCGGTTGAGGAAAGTAACTCCCCGAACTCATTCGATTCCACAGAGCGTACAGATTTCTCGCCAAACGATTGCGGAAGGTTTCAATACTCTCCCGGTCCACGCCCGGTCCGCCTTGATTGGCAGCCACGCGTTTCCAGGCTTCCCAGATCAATCGCTTGGGTATCTCGAACGACTTGGCGTCAACCCCGGAATCATCCCGCGTCGCAGTTGTTCCATGATCTCCACCAGACAAGGTCATGCCTTCGCTCCGGAAGTCATTACAACCCCTTCAACGCTACTACGCATGACTCCGCCCCTGTGCCTCGCATCGGTACTCTCACCCTCACGGGTTCTCCGCTTGAGTTTCTCCCTTGACATCGAGACGACAGGTTCCCAAGTTCCATATCCACGCCTGCAGAAAGGTCGCGCCACCTCTATGCCGGATGCCGTCAAACCCACCTTCAGGTTGCCGTTTGACTGATCCCGAGGCGTTGTCGAGTCCTCGGTTTTGACATCATTGCAATTATCGACACTTCTTCGATGGTTCACTTTCGTTCGCCTCCTTACTGCACACCTGACGGGATTCATCCCGCCTTTTCCACAGACGCTCACCACACCCGCTCTTAACGAGTGCAGCTCTGGGTGGTTTGGTATCACCGCCTGATCGGCGACACCGAGGGGCCGGCCCCCATCACGGATACAGCATGTACAGCGACGTACTGTCGCTTTCCTTCTTGGCACACCGACATCTAGTGTGACGCAGGGGGGTAGTGCAGACCAAGCTGATCCGAATGCACCTACGTGAAATCCAGGCCGAGTTTCGGCGTGGCAACTTTTCGGCGCCAGCCCGGATTCACGGTGCGGACATGCCCGGTTTATCGCAGCTCGGCGCGGCAAAGCCAGGTCAGGTATTGATTGTTTACAGGGACGTGGACGGCGGGGGCGAACTGATCTTTCGCAGCGGTGACCCCGGATTGGTGTCCGCGCTTCACGTGTGGTTCGATGCACAGCTCTCGGACCACGGCATCGACGCAATGGACGGACATATGGCGCATCACCCCGGTATGGTGCCGCCGGGATCTGATTAGCATCGCGCGCTCCGGGCGAATGAGGCCAGGGAGAGCAGATACGTCGAGCCCGTTCAGGACGAAAACTGCTCAAACGCTCCAAGCGCATGGGTGGCGTACATCATCGACGGGCCACCTCCCATATAGACTGCGGTGCCGAGCACGTCCTCGATTTCGGCTCTCGTCGTGCCGAGTTTCACCAGTGTCTGCACGTGAAAACCGATGCAATCATCGCAACGACTGGCAATCGCAATCCCCAGTGCCACTACCTCCCGCGTCTTCCGGTCCAGTGGGCCGTCTTTCGTACCTGCAGCAGCAAGCTGGCCGAATGCATTCATCAGATCAGATTGCGAAGTGCGCATCGCCCGCATTTGAGAAGCAACTGCGTTCGTGAGTTCCTTGTAGTCCGGAATGCCGCTCATCTCTGCTCCTGTAGCCTGGCTAGCGTTGGAAACCGGCCGATTGCCGGCAGGCGATGCTTCGGAACCTCCTGGTAGCCAAAGTTTCGCTCGACGTTAATACATTTACTGCGTTCCAGCAGGTGGCGGTCCCATCCGGTACCGTTGCTGCCACATCATGTTGCTCATCATCTCCTGCTGCATCCGCAGGTACTGGTCAGTCATGTATTGCCGCTGCCGAAGTTGCCCAGGCGTCATATGCGAATAATAGCCACCCATATGTCCCCCGCCCTGCCCTGCGCCACCCATCATTCCCGGACCCATCATTCGAGGACCCCACATACCATGCATGATGGACATTGCACCCTGCATGGTGGCCCAATGTTCA from Paraburkholderia phytofirmans OLGA172 carries:
- a CDS encoding carboxymuconolactone decarboxylase family protein; this encodes MSGIPDYKELTNAVASQMRAMRTSQSDLMNAFGQLAAAGTKDGPLDRKTREVVALGIAIASRCDDCIGFHVQTLVKLGTTRAEIEDVLGTAVYMGGGPSMMYATHALGAFEQFSS